Proteins from a genomic interval of Streptomyces sp. NBC_00820:
- a CDS encoding sec-independent translocase: MFNDIGPLELVTLIVLAVLVFGPDKLPKVIQDVTRTIRKIREFSESAKQDIRDELGPEFKDFEFEDLNPKTYLRKQLDGDALGLGEIRNGFDLKKEIAEVTDAVNGRAGADSSDSSAASSAVGRVDMTKRPEVPAKDDRPLFDADAT; the protein is encoded by the coding sequence GTGTTCAATGACATAGGGCCGCTCGAGCTGGTGACGCTCATCGTCCTCGCCGTGCTCGTCTTCGGTCCGGACAAGCTCCCGAAGGTCATCCAGGACGTCACGCGCACGATCCGGAAGATCCGCGAGTTCTCGGAGAGCGCCAAGCAGGACATCCGCGACGAGCTGGGTCCCGAGTTCAAGGACTTCGAGTTCGAGGACCTCAACCCCAAGACCTACCTGCGCAAGCAGCTCGACGGCGACGCGCTGGGGCTCGGCGAGATCCGCAACGGCTTCGACCTGAAGAAGGAGATCGCCGAGGTCACCGACGCGGTCAACGGCCGCGCCGGCGCTGATTCCTCCGACTCCTCCGCCGCCTCTTCGGCCGTCGGCCGTGTCGACATGACCAAGCGGCCCGAAGTGCCCGCCAAGGACGACCGCCCGCTCTTCGACGCCGACGCCACCTGA
- a CDS encoding S1C family serine protease: protein MNEGNPTHVPAREQGERGEQREHREHEERREHPEYPEQGPLGGNGEQRQSAPTRDALVSPAGHDDAPRDGDTSGGNGPAGDHDAPGDGDFELAKPAPVGAGPVGADFPEAAEAAQDGSEGAAEQFPERLKPLHDPDPYSTPPYGEPGPWAPAPPVQHPSATPARGTVVPAPMPAAPAAPEPAQPHAHAPAPAPAPSAPQAHAPDPAPSAPPMAPLPPSPSPPPSDEPWRQRYDPWAGTSAAQQAGAQAPLQQTGAAVLTDRQRKRRAWRLLLGGSLAIALVAGGIGGVAGAWLEREGVGDIHLPQAAGVPAGRAPDSVAGIAARALPSVVTLHVSGKDEAGTGTGFVLDTRGHILTNNHVVAPASSGGEISVTFSSGDTAKAKVVGRDSGYDLAVVQVSGVSGLTPMPLGNSDDVRVGDPVVAIGAPFDLANTVTSGIISAKERPITAGGEKGDGSDVSYVDALQTDAPINPGNSGGPLLDTRGRVIGINSAIRSADGGSDSGEGQAGSIGLGFAIPVNQARRVAEELINEGRATHPVIGVTLDMGYTGDGARIGTKGGNGGPAVARGGPGARAGLAAGDVITEVDGEHVHSGEELIIKIRAHRPGDRLRLTVEHGGVERDVPLALGASEQN from the coding sequence ATGAACGAGGGGAACCCGACGCACGTCCCGGCACGGGAGCAGGGGGAACGTGGGGAGCAGCGGGAGCACCGGGAGCATGAGGAGCGCCGGGAGCACCCGGAGTACCCGGAGCAAGGCCCGCTGGGCGGGAACGGCGAGCAGAGGCAGTCGGCGCCGACGAGGGACGCGCTGGTGAGCCCGGCGGGTCACGACGACGCGCCACGCGACGGCGACACGTCCGGCGGCAACGGCCCGGCAGGCGACCACGACGCTCCGGGCGACGGGGACTTCGAACTCGCCAAGCCGGCGCCGGTGGGTGCGGGACCGGTCGGCGCGGACTTCCCCGAGGCGGCCGAGGCGGCCCAGGACGGGTCCGAGGGTGCCGCGGAGCAGTTCCCCGAGCGGCTCAAGCCCCTGCACGACCCCGACCCCTACAGCACCCCGCCCTACGGCGAACCGGGCCCCTGGGCGCCCGCACCGCCGGTCCAGCACCCGTCGGCGACCCCGGCCCGGGGGACGGTCGTACCCGCACCCATGCCCGCCGCCCCGGCGGCCCCGGAACCGGCCCAGCCGCACGCGCACGCCCCGGCTCCCGCTCCCGCTCCCTCCGCCCCGCAGGCGCACGCCCCGGACCCCGCTCCCTCCGCCCCGCCGATGGCGCCTCTGCCCCCGTCCCCGTCCCCGCCCCCGTCCGACGAGCCCTGGCGGCAGCGGTACGACCCCTGGGCCGGTACCTCCGCCGCGCAGCAGGCCGGTGCCCAGGCGCCGTTGCAGCAGACCGGTGCCGCCGTGCTCACCGACCGGCAGCGCAAGCGCCGGGCGTGGCGGCTCCTGCTCGGCGGCTCCCTGGCGATCGCCCTCGTCGCGGGCGGCATCGGCGGTGTCGCCGGCGCCTGGCTGGAGCGCGAGGGCGTCGGGGACATCCACCTGCCGCAGGCCGCGGGGGTGCCCGCCGGGCGGGCACCCGACAGCGTGGCCGGGATCGCCGCGCGGGCCCTGCCCAGCGTCGTCACGCTGCACGTCAGCGGGAAGGACGAGGCGGGCACCGGCACCGGCTTCGTCCTCGACACGCGCGGGCACATCCTCACCAACAACCACGTCGTCGCGCCCGCCTCGTCCGGCGGCGAGATATCCGTGACGTTCAGCAGCGGCGACACCGCCAAGGCGAAGGTCGTCGGCCGGGACAGCGGGTACGACCTCGCCGTCGTCCAGGTCAGCGGCGTCAGCGGGCTCACCCCCATGCCGCTCGGCAACTCCGACGACGTGCGGGTCGGCGACCCCGTGGTCGCCATCGGCGCCCCCTTCGACCTGGCCAACACCGTCACCTCCGGCATCATCAGCGCCAAGGAACGGCCCATCACGGCCGGCGGCGAGAAGGGCGACGGCAGCGATGTCAGCTATGTCGACGCGCTGCAGACCGACGCCCCCATCAACCCGGGCAACTCAGGCGGCCCGCTCCTCGACACGCGTGGCCGGGTCATCGGCATCAACTCGGCCATACGCTCGGCCGACGGCGGCTCGGACTCCGGCGAGGGCCAGGCCGGCTCCATCGGCCTCGGCTTCGCCATCCCGGTCAACCAGGCCAGGCGCGTCGCCGAGGAACTGATCAACGAGGGGCGCGCGACCCACCCCGTGATCGGCGTGACCCTCGACATGGGCTACACCGGCGACGGCGCCCGCATCGGCACCAAGGGCGGCAACGGCGGCCCCGCCGTCGCCCGGGGCGGCCCCGGTGCCCGTGCCGGACTCGCGGCGGGCGACGTCATCACCGAGGTCGACGGCGAGCACGTCCACTCGGGCGAGGAACTGATCATCAAGATCCGCGCCCACCGGCCCGGCGACCGGCTGCGGCTGACCGTCGAACACGGCGGTGTCGAACGTGACGTCCCGCTCGCGCTGGGAGCGTCGGAGCAGAACTGA
- the dapE gene encoding succinyl-diaminopimelate desuccinylase yields MADTSLDLTLDAAELTARLVDFPSESGTEKPLADAIEAALRALPHLTVERYGNNVIARTGLGRAERVILAGHIDTVPIAGNVPSRLDEDGVLWGCGTCDMKSGVAVQLRIAATVPAPNRDLTFVFYDQEEVAADLNGLKHVAEAHPDWLAGDFAVLLEPSDGEVEGGCQGTLRVLLKTKGERAHSARGWMGSNAVHAAAPILARLAAYKPRWPVIDGLEYREGLNAVGISGGVAGNVIPDECVVTVNFRYAPDRTEEEAVAHVREVFADCGVEEFVIDDHSAGALPGLSHPAAAAFIEAVGGTPKPKYGWTDVSRFSALGIPAVNYGPGNPHLAHKRDERVETAKILAGEERLRNWLTA; encoded by the coding sequence CGCCGCGGAGCTCACCGCGCGGCTCGTGGACTTCCCCTCCGAGAGCGGCACGGAGAAGCCCCTCGCGGACGCGATCGAGGCCGCCCTGCGCGCCCTGCCGCACCTGACGGTGGAGCGCTACGGCAACAACGTGATCGCTCGGACCGGCCTCGGCCGCGCCGAGCGCGTGATCCTGGCCGGCCACATCGACACCGTCCCGATCGCCGGCAACGTCCCCTCCCGTCTCGACGAGGACGGCGTGCTGTGGGGCTGCGGCACCTGCGACATGAAGTCCGGCGTGGCCGTGCAGCTGCGTATCGCGGCGACGGTCCCGGCCCCCAACCGGGACCTGACCTTCGTCTTCTACGACCAGGAGGAGGTGGCCGCCGACCTCAACGGCCTCAAGCACGTGGCCGAGGCCCACCCGGACTGGCTGGCAGGCGACTTCGCGGTCCTGCTGGAGCCCTCCGACGGCGAGGTCGAGGGCGGCTGCCAGGGCACCCTGCGGGTGCTGCTGAAGACCAAGGGCGAGCGCGCCCACTCGGCACGCGGCTGGATGGGCTCCAACGCCGTCCACGCCGCCGCCCCCATCCTGGCCCGCCTGGCCGCCTACAAGCCCCGGTGGCCTGTCATCGACGGCCTGGAGTACCGCGAGGGCCTGAACGCGGTGGGCATCAGCGGGGGAGTGGCCGGCAACGTCATCCCCGACGAGTGCGTGGTCACGGTCAACTTCCGCTACGCCCCCGACCGCACCGAGGAGGAGGCCGTCGCGCACGTCCGCGAGGTCTTCGCCGACTGCGGGGTGGAGGAGTTCGTGATCGACGACCACAGCGCCGGCGCGCTGCCCGGCCTGTCCCACCCGGCCGCGGCGGCCTTCATCGAGGCGGTCGGCGGCACCCCGAAGCCCAAGTACGGCTGGACCGACGTCTCGCGCTTCTCCGCGCTCGGCATCCCCGCCGTCAACTACGGCCCCGGCAACCCGCACCTGGCCCACAAGCGGGACGAGCGCGTGGAGACCGCGAAGATCCTGGCCGGCGAGGAGCGGCTGCGGAACTGGCTCACGGCGTAG
- the sigE gene encoding RNA polymerase sigma factor SigE: MLRRFLGSAGKPKSVTNTAADRHSAGFAAGASTATATFATDADGQAWTPPSWEEIVSTHSARVYRLAYRLTGNQHDAEDLTQEVFVRVFRSLSTYSPGTFEGWLHRITTNLFLDMVRRKQRIRFDALGDDAAERLPSREPTPQQAFNDAHFDADVQQALDTLAPEFRAAVVLCDIEGLSYEEIAATLGVKLGTVRSRIHRGRSQLRKALAHRSPQARQAERRSFVARVPALGGGGATA, translated from the coding sequence GTGCTGCGGCGCTTTCTCGGGTCGGCGGGCAAGCCGAAATCCGTGACCAACACCGCTGCTGACCGCCACTCCGCCGGCTTCGCCGCCGGCGCCTCGACCGCGACCGCGACGTTCGCCACCGACGCGGACGGGCAGGCATGGACTCCGCCCTCGTGGGAGGAGATCGTCAGCACGCACAGCGCCCGGGTCTACCGGCTCGCCTACCGCCTCACGGGCAACCAGCACGACGCCGAGGACCTCACGCAAGAGGTGTTCGTCCGCGTCTTCCGCTCCTTGTCCACGTATTCGCCGGGCACCTTCGAGGGCTGGCTGCACCGCATCACCACCAACCTCTTCCTGGACATGGTCCGGCGCAAGCAGCGCATCCGCTTCGACGCCCTCGGCGACGACGCGGCCGAGCGCCTGCCCAGCCGCGAGCCCACCCCGCAGCAGGCCTTCAACGACGCCCACTTCGACGCGGACGTCCAGCAGGCCCTGGACACCCTCGCGCCCGAGTTCCGCGCCGCCGTCGTCCTGTGCGACATCGAGGGACTGTCGTACGAGGAGATCGCCGCGACCCTCGGCGTGAAGCTCGGCACCGTCCGCTCCCGTATCCACCGTGGCCGCTCCCAGCTCCGCAAGGCCCTCGCCCACCGTTCGCCCCAGGCGCGGCAGGCCGAGCGGCGTTCCTTCGTGGCCCGTGTCCCCGCTCTGGGGGGAGGGGGCGCGACCGCGTGA
- a CDS encoding anti-sigma factor family protein, whose amino-acid sequence MSGSRPNPAETHFAEQHLGDRLSALVDGELGHESRERVLAHLVTCNRCKAEADAQRRLKNVFAEAAPPPPSESFLARLQGLPGGGDLDGGGTPTPGGGFLGRGAEDGLFGVSHDERFAFGYVPAAAVHAVAPGERGFRIHPVGRPEADRSASRGMRFAFAAAGAVSLAAVALGGVTTALPGDLGAEARGGSGTGSNVSPTRSSGTGTGTAAPDAQRRRSAGPLPQGSSLLGPTPVAPTSMSAPLLPGMPTPISGPVQDTARDLTGPVMAGAAVVSPLIRPMDDVAPLTLTTRSAVPQTSTPSPSAYPPPGSASASGPSATASRRAP is encoded by the coding sequence GTGAGTGGATCTCGGCCGAACCCTGCGGAGACGCACTTCGCAGAGCAGCACCTGGGAGACCGGCTCTCCGCCCTGGTGGACGGAGAACTCGGTCATGAGTCGCGCGAGCGCGTCCTGGCCCACCTGGTCACCTGTAACCGGTGCAAGGCGGAGGCGGACGCCCAGCGGCGGCTGAAGAACGTGTTCGCGGAGGCGGCCCCGCCCCCGCCCTCCGAGAGCTTCCTGGCCCGTCTCCAGGGCCTTCCCGGGGGAGGTGACCTCGACGGCGGCGGCACGCCCACGCCCGGGGGAGGCTTCCTCGGGCGCGGCGCCGAGGACGGACTCTTCGGCGTGAGCCACGACGAGCGCTTCGCGTTCGGCTACGTACCGGCCGCCGCCGTGCACGCGGTCGCCCCCGGGGAGCGCGGATTCCGCATCCATCCCGTCGGCCGCCCCGAAGCCGACCGCTCCGCCTCGCGCGGAATGCGCTTCGCGTTCGCCGCCGCCGGAGCGGTGTCGCTTGCCGCCGTCGCCCTCGGCGGCGTGACCACCGCCCTCCCCGGCGACCTCGGCGCGGAGGCCCGCGGCGGCTCCGGCACCGGCAGCAACGTGAGCCCCACCCGCTCCTCCGGCACCGGCACCGGCACGGCGGCTCCCGACGCCCAGCGGCGCCGTTCGGCGGGTCCGCTCCCGCAGGGCAGCAGCCTGCTCGGCCCGACGCCGGTGGCACCGACCTCCATGTCTGCGCCGCTGCTGCCCGGCATGCCGACCCCGATCTCCGGGCCGGTCCAGGACACCGCGCGCGACCTGACCGGGCCGGTGATGGCCGGTGCGGCCGTGGTCTCCCCGCTGATACGACCGATGGACGACGTCGCCCCGCTCACGCTGACCACCCGGTCCGCGGTTCCCCAGACGTCCACCCCCAGCCCGTCGGCGTACCCCCCTCCCGGCTCTGCCTCCGCCTCCGGCCCTTCCGCCACCGCATCACGCCGGGCACCCTGA
- the folP gene encoding dihydropteroate synthase, translating to MLRLGKREFGPHEPVIMAIVNRTPDSFYDQGATFRDEPALARVEQAVAEGAAIIDIGGVKAGPGEEVTAEEEARRTVGFVAEVRRRFPDVIISVDTWRAEVGEAVCEAGADLLNDAWGGVDPGLAEVAARYGVGLVCTHAGGVEPRTRPHRTVYGDVMTDILEVTVGLAERAVSLGVPRESVLIDPGHDFGKNTRHSLEATRRLDEMVATGWPVLVSLSNKDFVGETLDRPVKERLVGTLATTAVSAWLGAQVYRVHEVAETRQVLDMVAAIAGHRAPAVARRGLA from the coding sequence ATGCTCAGGCTGGGCAAGCGGGAATTCGGGCCGCACGAGCCGGTGATCATGGCGATCGTGAACCGGACCCCGGACTCCTTCTACGACCAGGGGGCGACGTTCCGTGACGAGCCCGCCCTCGCGCGCGTGGAGCAGGCGGTGGCCGAGGGTGCCGCGATCATCGACATCGGCGGAGTCAAGGCCGGTCCCGGCGAAGAGGTCACCGCCGAGGAGGAGGCGCGGCGGACGGTCGGGTTCGTCGCGGAGGTACGGCGGCGGTTCCCCGATGTGATCATCAGCGTGGACACCTGGCGGGCCGAGGTCGGCGAGGCCGTGTGCGAGGCGGGCGCCGATCTGCTGAACGACGCCTGGGGCGGGGTCGACCCGGGCCTCGCGGAAGTCGCCGCGCGGTACGGGGTGGGGCTGGTGTGCACCCACGCGGGCGGTGTCGAGCCGCGGACCCGGCCGCACCGGACGGTGTACGGCGACGTCATGACCGACATCCTGGAGGTGACCGTGGGGCTGGCCGAGCGCGCGGTGTCGCTCGGGGTGCCGCGCGAGTCGGTGCTGATCGATCCCGGTCACGACTTCGGGAAGAACACGCGGCACAGTCTCGAGGCGACGCGTCGGCTGGACGAGATGGTCGCCACGGGGTGGCCGGTGCTGGTGTCCCTGTCCAACAAGGACTTCGTGGGCGAGACGTTGGACCGGCCGGTCAAGGAGCGGCTGGTCGGGACGTTGGCGACGACGGCCGTGTCCGCGTGGCTGGGGGCTCAGGTGTACCGGGTCCACGAGGTGGCCGAGACGCGGCAGGTTCTCGACATGGTGGCCGCCATCGCCGGGCACCGGGCCCCCGCGGTCGCCAGGCGCGGCCTGGCCTGA
- a CDS encoding tyrosine-type recombinase/integrase, which produces MHALRHFYASVLLDAGESIKALSEYLGHADPAFTLRTYTHLMPSSDSRTRSAVDALFGGSSRSDGPSTAPDTGKEA; this is translated from the coding sequence ATGCATGCGCTGAGGCACTTCTACGCATCGGTGCTGCTCGACGCCGGGGAGAGCATCAAGGCTCTCAGCGAGTACCTCGGTCACGCTGATCCGGCCTTCACGCTGCGCACGTACACGCACCTCATGCCCAGCAGTGACAGCCGAACGAGGTCCGCTGTGGATGCTCTCTTCGGGGGGTCTTCCCGCTCTGACGGCCCGAGCACGGCCCCGGATACCGGGAAAGAGGCTTGA
- a CDS encoding DNA-3-methyladenine glycosylase I, translating to MTSAIALAGPDGLPRCPWALSTEDYVAYHDEEWGRPVHGDDALFERLSLEAFQSGLSWITILRRRPGFRDAFAGFRIEKVAAFTEEDRERLLEDAGIIRNRAKIDATLANARVLADWSEGDLDALIWSHAPDSAARPAPRTLADVPAVTPESTALSKALKKSGLRFVGPTTAYALMQACGLVNDHLETCVSRNGHTGA from the coding sequence GTGACCTCCGCGATCGCCCTCGCCGGGCCCGACGGCCTGCCGCGCTGCCCGTGGGCCCTGTCCACCGAGGACTACGTGGCCTACCACGACGAGGAGTGGGGCCGTCCCGTCCACGGCGACGACGCCCTCTTCGAGCGCCTGAGCCTCGAGGCCTTCCAGTCCGGCCTGTCCTGGATCACCATCCTGCGCCGTCGGCCGGGCTTCCGCGACGCCTTCGCCGGCTTCCGGATCGAGAAGGTCGCCGCGTTCACCGAGGAGGACCGCGAGCGCCTCCTGGAGGACGCGGGCATCATCCGCAACCGCGCCAAGATCGACGCGACCCTCGCCAACGCGCGCGTGCTCGCCGACTGGTCCGAGGGCGACCTGGACGCGCTGATCTGGTCCCACGCCCCCGATTCCGCCGCCCGTCCCGCCCCCAGGACGCTCGCCGACGTTCCCGCCGTCACGCCCGAGTCCACGGCCCTGTCGAAGGCCCTGAAGAAGAGCGGTCTGCGATTCGTCGGCCCGACGACGGCGTACGCCCTGATGCAGGCCTGCGGACTGGTCAACGACCACCTGGAGACCTGCGTGAGCCGGAACGGCCACACGGGGGCCTGA
- a CDS encoding DivIVA domain-containing protein: MVMFLFLVVALAVVVAAVTLAVVGGGESAPLPEAAPQRLRDPLPADRPVHSADVETLRFPLAPRGYRMSDVDDALGRLAAELAERDARIADLESALAGARDTTRTRLDKPEREDRP; encoded by the coding sequence ATGGTGATGTTCTTGTTCCTTGTCGTCGCACTGGCCGTCGTGGTCGCCGCGGTGACGCTCGCCGTGGTGGGCGGCGGGGAGAGCGCCCCGCTCCCGGAGGCCGCACCGCAGCGGCTTCGAGACCCGCTGCCCGCGGACCGCCCGGTGCACAGCGCCGACGTGGAGACACTGCGCTTCCCGCTCGCCCCGCGCGGCTACCGCATGTCCGACGTCGACGACGCGCTCGGCCGCCTCGCCGCCGAACTGGCCGAGCGCGACGCCCGTATCGCCGATCTCGAGTCCGCGCTGGCCGGCGCCCGGGACACCACGCGCACCCGCCTGGACAAGCCCGAGCGGGAGGACCGGCCGTGA
- a CDS encoding enoyl-CoA hydratase/isomerase family protein, with translation MADTVLYEVSDGLATITLNRPEAMNALNVETKVALREAVLSAASDEAVRAILLTAAGDRAFCVGQDLKEHIGLLAADRETGSGNTMSTVKEHYNPIATALAGAPKPVVAAVNGVAAGAGFGFALTADYRIVADTASFNTSFAGVALTADSGISWTLPRVVGPSRATDLLLFPRSISAQEALELGIANRVVPAAELRAEAEKLARKLAEGPTVSYAAIKESVAYGLTHSFTETLEKEDELQARAGQSEDHAIAVQAFVNKEKPKYLGR, from the coding sequence ATGGCCGACACCGTGCTCTACGAGGTGAGCGACGGGCTCGCGACGATCACGCTGAACCGCCCCGAGGCGATGAACGCCCTGAACGTCGAGACGAAGGTCGCCCTCCGGGAGGCGGTTCTGTCCGCGGCCTCGGACGAGGCCGTACGGGCGATCCTGCTGACCGCCGCCGGAGACCGCGCGTTCTGCGTGGGGCAGGACCTCAAGGAGCACATCGGGCTGCTCGCCGCCGACCGGGAGACCGGCTCCGGGAACACGATGAGCACGGTCAAGGAGCACTACAACCCCATCGCCACGGCGCTGGCGGGGGCGCCGAAGCCGGTGGTCGCGGCGGTGAACGGGGTCGCGGCCGGGGCGGGCTTCGGTTTCGCTCTCACCGCCGACTACCGGATCGTGGCCGACACGGCGTCCTTCAACACCTCCTTCGCGGGGGTCGCGCTGACCGCCGACTCGGGCATCTCCTGGACGCTGCCGCGCGTGGTCGGCCCGAGCCGCGCCACCGACCTGCTCCTCTTCCCGCGCAGCATCAGCGCCCAGGAGGCGCTGGAGCTGGGCATCGCCAACCGGGTGGTGCCGGCCGCCGAGCTGCGCGCCGAGGCGGAGAAGCTGGCGCGGAAGCTGGCCGAGGGCCCGACGGTGTCGTACGCGGCGATCAAGGAGTCGGTGGCCTACGGCCTGACGCACTCCTTCACCGAGACCCTGGAGAAGGAGGACGAACTCCAGGCTCGCGCGGGGCAGTCCGAGGACCACGCGATCGCGGTGCAGGCGTTCGTGAACAAGGAGAAGCCGAAGTATCTGGGCCGCTAG
- a CDS encoding DUF3117 domain-containing protein, which translates to MAAMKPRTGDGPLEVTKEGRGIVMRVPLEGGGRLVVELTPDEAEALGDALKKVVG; encoded by the coding sequence ATGGCGGCCATGAAGCCGCGGACGGGCGATGGCCCGCTCGAGGTGACCAAGGAGGGGCGGGGCATCGTCATGCGCGTTCCGCTCGAAGGCGGCGGTCGACTCGTCGTCGAGCTGACCCCCGATGAGGCCGAGGCGCTCGGCGACGCCCTCAAGAAGGTTGTCGGCTGA
- a CDS encoding O-methyltransferase produces MPTDTVTPRQSRGQERVITGNRQTSWAFADAFVAEDEALLWARDRAREAGLRSVAPSTGAALRLLAASVDAKAVAEIGTGCGVSGIHLLHGMRPDGVLTTVDPEPEHQQFARQALRASGFASNRARFIPGRALDVLPRLADAGYDLVFCDGDRLEYSDYLAESLRLLRPGGLVAFEGVFANGRTVDSGPQPTEVVRLRELLRTVRESEELLTSLLPVGDGLLCAVKR; encoded by the coding sequence GTGCCAACGGATACAGTCACGCCGAGGCAATCACGGGGACAGGAGAGGGTCATTACCGGCAACCGGCAGACAAGCTGGGCGTTCGCCGACGCCTTTGTCGCCGAGGACGAGGCACTGCTGTGGGCACGCGACCGGGCCCGCGAGGCGGGGCTGCGCTCGGTGGCGCCCAGCACGGGCGCCGCCCTCCGCCTGCTCGCCGCCTCCGTGGACGCGAAGGCGGTCGCGGAGATCGGCACCGGGTGCGGGGTGTCCGGGATCCACCTGCTGCACGGCATGCGCCCGGACGGGGTGCTGACCACGGTCGACCCGGAGCCGGAGCACCAGCAGTTCGCCCGGCAGGCCCTGCGCGCCAGCGGCTTCGCCAGCAACCGGGCCCGTTTCATCCCGGGCCGCGCCCTGGACGTGCTGCCCCGGCTCGCGGACGCCGGCTACGACCTCGTCTTCTGCGACGGGGACCGGCTGGAGTACTCGGACTATCTCGCCGAATCGTTGCGCCTGCTGCGTCCGGGTGGCCTGGTGGCCTTCGAGGGCGTCTTCGCGAACGGCCGCACGGTCGACTCGGGACCGCAGCCCACCGAGGTGGTGCGGCTGCGGGAGCTGCTGCGCACGGTGCGCGAGAGCGAGGAACTGCTGACGTCGCTGCTGCCGGTGGGCGACGGCCTGCTGTGCGCCGTCAAGCGCTGA
- a CDS encoding TIGR00730 family Rossman fold protein: MATGNPEGKKQPPDEQRLGPVLRRRGQVTSSTTDQRLLDERAPSDWVHTDPWRVLRIQSEFIEGFGTLAELPPAISVFGSARTPVGSPEYDVGVRLGRALVEAGWAVITGGGPGAMEAANKGALEAGGISVGLGIELPFEQGLNPYVDIGLNFRYFFVRKMMFVKYAQGFVVLPGGLGTLDELFEALTLVQTQKVTRFPIVLFGSEYWGGLVDWLRNTLIAQGKASEKDLLLFHLTDDVDEAVALVSKETAR; this comes from the coding sequence ATGGCTACCGGAAACCCCGAGGGGAAGAAGCAGCCGCCGGACGAGCAGCGGCTCGGACCGGTCCTCCGGCGGCGCGGCCAGGTCACGTCCAGTACGACCGACCAGCGGCTGCTGGACGAGCGCGCCCCCTCGGACTGGGTGCACACCGACCCCTGGCGGGTCCTGCGCATCCAGTCGGAGTTCATCGAGGGCTTCGGCACGCTCGCCGAACTGCCACCCGCGATCAGTGTGTTCGGCTCGGCGCGTACGCCGGTGGGCTCACCGGAGTACGACGTGGGGGTGCGGCTGGGCCGGGCGCTGGTCGAGGCCGGCTGGGCGGTGATCACCGGCGGCGGTCCGGGCGCCATGGAGGCGGCCAACAAGGGCGCGCTGGAGGCGGGCGGCATCTCGGTCGGCCTCGGCATCGAGCTGCCCTTCGAGCAGGGGCTCAACCCGTACGTCGACATCGGGCTGAACTTCCGCTACTTCTTCGTCCGCAAGATGATGTTCGTGAAGTACGCGCAGGGGTTCGTCGTGCTGCCCGGCGGGCTCGGCACCCTGGACGAGCTCTTCGAGGCCCTCACCCTGGTCCAGACCCAGAAGGTCACCCGCTTCCCGATCGTCCTCTTCGGCAGCGAGTACTGGGGCGGCCTGGTGGACTGGCTCAGGAACACCCTGATCGCCCAGGGCAAGGCCTCCGAGAAGGACCTGCTGCTGTTCCACCTCACGGACGACGTGGACGAGGCGGTGGCCCTGGTCTCCAAGGAGACGGCCCGCTGA